A single Dreissena polymorpha isolate Duluth1 chromosome 14, UMN_Dpol_1.0, whole genome shotgun sequence DNA region contains:
- the LOC127857478 gene encoding uncharacterized protein LOC127857478: MEIVVFFNKANMAAYVNAIERVKEKYGLNVTLKPQQTDIISYLLDGCDVFGLLPTGFGKSMTYIFVPLILDELKGERDVWHTSLVISPLKALMADQVEYLKSHSIPAASLSDETEIKGKTET; the protein is encoded by the exons ATGGAAATCGTAGTATTTTTCAATAAAGCCAACATGGCGGCCTACGTAAATGCGATCGAGAGAGTAAAAGAAAAATACGGTTTAAATGTTACCCTGAAGCCACAGCAGACTGATATCATCTCGTACTTATTAGATGGATGCGATGTTTTTGGATTGCTACCAACTGGATTCGGAAAATCAATGACTTACATCTTTGTACCATTGATTTTAGACGAG CTGAAAGGAGAAAGAGATGTGTGGCATACATCTCTTGTCATCTCTCCTTTGAAGGCATTGATGGCTGATCAGGTTGAATATCTGAAGAGTCACAGCATTCCTGCTGCATCCCTCTCCGATGAAACAGAAATTAAAGGTAAAACTGAAACATAA